One part of the Sebastes fasciatus isolate fSebFas1 chromosome 8, fSebFas1.pri, whole genome shotgun sequence genome encodes these proteins:
- the tnfrsf9a gene encoding tumor necrosis factor receptor superfamily member 9a gives MAGILLAMVLSLLMQGYLCNVGETDRGCMKWTSKGDNVCCEACHPGHRVVTECGPNPKELCTPCKDGQFLEDPESKRCFPCTQCVGAQVYVKRCTTSTDTQCGCKEGFTCGDDRCTFCVKKCDKGQEPAEKRSCRTCPDGRFNDQIHQMCKPWSTKCPNPAQHIVDNGDAFTDIKCANTSPAPVTKPEKPDPTEQASPFALFAAISIVVLMAFGIGIIIIIIITKKVSQKRKDEEEEGQKPTTKTPIIRPPTDEDDPRTLIAIECSFHEAQQEQGSSSESLDSKDSSDQLIA, from the exons ATGGCTGGGATCTTATTGGCGATGGTTCTCTCTCTGCTCATGCAGGGCTATTTGTGCAATGTTGGAGAGACTGACAGAGGCTGCATGAAATGGACATCAAAAGGAGACAATGTTTGCTGTGAAGCCTGTCATCCTG GACACCGTGTGGTTACAGAATGTGGCCCAAACCCGAAAGAACTTTGTACTCCTTGTAAGGATGGTCAATTTTTAGAGGACCCTGAAAGCAAGAGGTGTTTCCCGTGTACACAGTGTGTAG GTGCTCAAGTGTATGTGAAACGGTGCACAACCTCAACTGACACACAGTGTGGCTGTAAAGAAGGATTCACCTGTGGTGATGACCGCTGCACCTTCTGCGTTAAAAAGTGTGACAAAGGTCAAGAACCCGCAGAGAAAC GTTCATGCAGGACGTGTCCAGATGGACGCTTCAATGACCAGATTCACCAGATGTGTAAACCCTGGAGTACCAA GTGTCCCAATCCAGCTCAACATATTGTGGACAATGGAGATGCATTTACTGACATTAAGTGTGCTAATACCTCACCTGCCCCAGTGACCAAGCCAGAGAAACCTG ATCCCACAGAGCAGGCATCGCCATTCGCCTTATTTGCGGCCATCAGTATAGTAGTGCTGATGGCCTTTGGCAtcggcatcatcatcatcatcatcatcaccaagaAAGTCTCCCAGAAAAGAaaggacgaagaagaagaaggacaaaAGCCAACCACAAAGACACCGATAATCAGACCCCCTACAG ATGAAGATGATCCAAGGACTTTAATAGCAATTGAATGCAGCTTCCACGAGGCCCAGCAAGAGCAGGGCAGCAGCTCAGAGTCGCTTGACTCCAAGGACTCCTCAGACCAGCTCATTGCATGA